From the genome of Saccharomyces paradoxus strain CBS432 chromosome XII sequence:
ATTCactagaaaaaaagtaaaagaattCAATCCAGGGGCGCTTTTAGGGCTTCTGAAGgctgaaaacaaaatttaGGGTATTCGCATAAATAGTATGAGGGTTTTGTTTACtaggaaataaaaattagGTTAAAAGctggcaaaaaaaagaaacgcgGTAATTGTAGACATAGTGATgacgataataataatatatgtGTGCGGTTCGGTTTATATTCAGTAGTAAAAGAAGCCCGATAGTAGCCGTGGCGAATGGAGGTACACGAAGAGCAGGTCTCTACACCTGTAACAGGGCATATTACTGCGAAACGTCTGCTACAGTATATATTGTCAGCAAGGGGCATTTGCCATGAAAATGCTTTAATTCTAGCCCTAATGAGATTGGAAACTGATGCTTCAACGTTCAACACGAAATGGTCGATCCAGCAGTGGATCGACAAGTTAAATGAGTATATAAACGCTATTAACATAAAACTGAACCTTTTGGGTTACAAGATCATTCGGATCAACCACggaattggaagaaacgCAGTGACTTTAAAGACGAAGCAGGATTTTGGGCCCTTCGAAGATAATACAGCAGTACTAGCTCACGATAATGGTTCTGCAGTTTTGCAACCGATAGTACTTCCGGAGAGTAACAGGTTTTTCGTATATGTCAACTTAGCGTCAACAGAGGAGACCAAGCTGGCCACGAGGTTTAATCAAAAGGAGATCGAGTTCATTAAATGGGCCATAGAGCAATTCATTATGAGTGGAGAGACCATCGTCGAAGGTATAGCATCAGATACATCGGTGATTGTGAGGGAAGTCAACCGTATTCTTATAGCAGCCACAGGGGACTCCAATCTCGCGAAATGGCGTAAGCTCAGTACATTTTCAGTGGGATCCACCAATCTCttccaatttcaagaattgACGGCTACGGAAATCGAAGACTTGCTACTCCGATTATGTGAACTGAAATGGTTCTGCAGAACTAAGGAGGGGAAGTTCGGTATTGATCTCCGCTGCATAGCGGAACTAGAAGAATACTTAACATCCATGTACAATTTAAACACTTGCCAAAATTGCCACAAGTTAGCTATTCAAGGTGTAAGGTGCGGCAACGAATCATGCCGAGGAGAAGACGAGGAAACGGGAGAGAACAGTCCCCCTCAAATTTGGCATGTTGATTGTTTCAAGCATTATATTACCCATGTAAGCAAGAATTGTGATCTTTGCGGTTCATCGCTAATCACAGAGGGCGTATACGTTATTTAAACTAAAATATATATCTTTCTGTGTTATTTACAAGACTTATCTATACAAACATTTGATTCCTCGAATTATTTTAATTACCCCAAACGATATGGAATTGAACACGGCTCGAGGTTTGTACCACTTGtattaggtatatatgCATTTGTAATAACTCATTTTAGGTCCTCATTTTAAATCATTTGCTGATACCccttttttccaaaaagtCTTTAGCTTCATTTATCTTAGTGGCTAGAAATGGAGAACCACCTTTGTCTGGGTGATTAGCTAACATGATTTTCCTATGAAcctctttcaatttttttttggacaAGGTGTTTTCTGTCAAATTTAGAATCTGTAGAGCCTCTTTAGAATTCATTTTTGGGTCAAATCCGCCTTTCAAGAAGGCAGTGGTGGATTTACCACCGTTAAGTCCTTTCGATATCGATTTATATGCACCCGctgtaaaatataaagtTAAAAAGGCCCCAAAACCTGTTATCACAGGGTGTTCCCCCATATAGTTCAAGGCTTGGTCAAAATAAAGGTCCATTCCGGTCTTTTGACCTTGTAGACCATTCTGGACACCGTTGTTGACACTAGCCTCATTAACACTAACGTTTGCAGAGCCATTAGTTTGGCCTGGAATGGGTAGTTGTGGTGCCTCAATAGAATTAGCAGTATTGCTTTGAGAACTCATCGTGTTGTGCGTGTGAAAATGTTTGTAAAATCTTGCTAAATTATGCTATGGCAGGAAGATGTACAAATCTCACCGTTATTCGTCCTTCGTCTTGGCCAAGGGTCTCTACCGAATGAGTCCTACGTTGATCCAAATGGCTTTTACAGTTGGTCCGATTCTCGCTCTTTAGATTTTTTGTCCGCTCGCCTCGAACTCAGCggagtgaaaaattttcactCGTCTTTTTAGAATAATGTATTTCTAAActcatctcatctcatcCCACCTCATCTCCCACTTACAATAACTTCCCTCTTTATCCGTGACATACCACTTTTAAGCTCTTCTATTTGtattttgaagatattACCATTCGAGCGTGAGTTGTCTATACTGTTACCGCTACCCTCGTGATTTGCATTCAGAAACAAACGGAAAAGGAAAGTAAAAGTTTAATAAGTacaaaaaatgagaatTTATCAGTGTCATTTTTGCTCATCCCCATGTTATCCAGGTCATGGGATCATGTTTGTGCGTAACGATGCTAAAGAGTTTAGATTCTGCCGTTCGAAATGTCACAAGGCATTCAAGCAACGTCGTAAtccaagaaaattaaaatgGACCAAAGCTTTCAGAAAGGCTGCCGGGAAAGAATTGGCTGTGGACTCTACCTTGACTTTCGcccaaagaagaaatgttCCTGTTAGATACAATAGAGAATTAGTTGCCACAACTTTGAAGGCCATGGCTAGAATCGAAGAAATCAGACAAAAACGTGAAAGAGCCTTCTACAAGAACAGAATGAGAGgcaacaaagaaaaggacTTCTTAAGAGACAAAAAACTAGTCGAGTCTAACCCAGAATTATTGAGAATCAGGGAAGTTGAAATCGCCAGAAAACTGGctaaagaacaagaaagagCCGAATCAGGAtctgaacaagaagaatctgaagaagaagaagaggaagatatGGAAATTGACAGTGAcgaggaagaggaagaacaattagaaaagcaaaagattCTGCTAAagaacagaagaagaaatacgAAGAAAATTGCTTTTTAGTTAGAACAGAACCAGGCCAAATGTCTCCttcccttcttttctcaTACTTATTTCATGGGATAAATAAGAATCACCTGTATACTATTATTACATTACATAACATTACACAATGACCATTTTCAAGGGTCCTCTTACATTCTTATCAGAGGTATATTATTTAACCCCAATATATGCTGAATACTGGTTCAGGAATTAGAAATGTTTAGAAACTCCTCACCAAGTGGTGATCTGACAAATTCACAGAAGTGGCGAACGTCATTCTTGGACAGTATCTTGAAATCAATGACTTCAAAGATCGGCAGACTTTGGTATATTCCATACCACACACCAATGCGAACATCCAATACCTGTCCATTTATCAACATCAAATCGTCTTTATGGGCCGAAAATAATTTCTCGCTCATATACAAAGACATCTCCTCTTCGCCATTTGTTAAATTGAGGCAATGAAGATTCCTAACTACCATTTGACAGAAAAAACCTTCAATAAGTTCTTTATTGGATCCGCAGAACAAGAAATCTACTAAGCGAACAACAGTCCTAAATCTTTTGGACGGATGAATATTGTTTAGCTTGTCTCCGCTTCCATCGTCAACATTGTAGTTAACGTCGTAATTCGCTGCTattttattcttcaaaCATTTTAAATCTACTACCAGCTGGCTCATGTAATACCGTGGTAGTTTTCTGAAAAGGGCAAACAGAACTAACAGGTAACCAATACGATGTAGTGGTGTTACTTCTTAAATAAGGGCATTGTTCATCTCTGCTTCAAAGtaagagagaaaagaagaattaaaaataaaaaaataaaaaaataacgaCAACTGCAGGACTCGAACCTGCGCGGGCAAAGCCCAAAAGATTTCTAATCTTTCGCCTTAACCACTCGGCCAAGTTGccatattattattgacaTTGTTGTATTACGGGCTCGCCTAATACCAgatgtcttgacaatcctaaagtcgtttaggagagtaacttgttgtcagacttattattaacgTGATTCACCGAATGTTACTTatcctatataatctatataagatctgaatctaactaaagggtgggagcgcggaatctcggatctaaactaattgttcaggtatttatacgtttggttggtttggttcatcttaggcaagtaggttgcctagtatactcaatcttgtctGTTTCGGAACTATTGAttcgtacgtgtttcatacatgttttgtgtctaggttggtaaatctagtaatgctgaggtatctcattttgagatacaacaGAGATTGATGTATCTCAACATCTTATACATCAGTAGGACGTTACAGCATCCTAAACGTTTTATCAAAACGTTTATGAAACAAATGTGTGAGAAATGAGTGAATATtgagataattgttggCATTCCGTTGTTGATGAAGGCTATAAtataggtatacagaatatactagaagttctcctcggGGATATATTGGAATCCACAAGAGGGAATCAATAtttctacataataatattactatttcttctttcgtttGTATGTTGTCATTTATTACCatattacattatcaatccttgccTCTCAGCTTCCACTAAGTTCGATGattgtttctcaatctttatgtcatcttcttacaccgcatgtgataatatactaaTAAGATGAATACTAGTCGATAGATGATAGTTGATTCTTATTCCAACACATGCTATAATCGAATGAATTTGATCGATCCAGCCGGAATTACATTTTCTAATCGTACTTCATAATTTCGTTTTATTGCAAGTCTTTTAGATAGTTAGCTTCTTGGGCTGCTCCACTAAACAGATAATTATAGTCTGATCTTGGCGCTTTACTCGACCTTACTATTTTCTGCAGCTTTTTGTATCGGATTTGGATCCAAGACAATTGTTGTAATTCCATTCTTGGCATAACCCTGTGTAGGTTCTGCAGCTAAGCTGTCTTTTCTTCGAGTCGTCCCTACGTCGTATATTACCCGTGTCATAATGTTAGAGTATCCTTTAACATGTGTagaaaagtaaatataGAATAATGTAAGGTGCAAAAATCaacagatttgaaaaactttaaagGGGGTGATTGAAAAGGGAgagttatatatatatatatatatatatattgatTGACAATTGATCACCACCATCATTTAACTACCTACCGGACTGCTTAGTCGACAATCGCGTTAAAAATGAAGGTGGGAATTATAATGGGTTCTGTCAGAGCGAAGAGAGTATGTCCTGAAATTGTAGAATACGTAAAACGTACAATCGAAAATAACGAAAAATTGGTAGATGAGAAGGtaaaaatacaaatacTAGATTTACAACAGATCGCTCTTCCTTTATATGAAGACGATGACGAACCGATACCGGCGCAAATAAAGAGTGTGGACGAGTATGCAGACAGCAAAACTCGATCATGGAGTCGCATTGTAAATGCATTGGACATTGTTATATTTGTTACACCTCAATACAATTGGGGCTATCCAGCagctttgaaaaatgcaATCGATCGCCTTTATCACGAATGGCACGGAAAATATGCTCTGGTGGTAAGCTACGGCGGTCATGGCGGTGCTAAGTGTAATTACCAACTTCAAGAGATACTACATGGTTTAAAGATGAATGTTGTAGGTGGAGTGACAGTAAAAATACCAGTAGGTATAATGCCATTACCCGAGGACATAGTCTCACAGTTCAGCGTGCACAATGAGGAGATTCTGCAATTACTCGCCTCTTGCATTGATGCAACGGAGAATAAGCCATGAAGTTTAACTGTCATGacaaaaagacaaaaaggCAAGTTCAATTATTATAGGATACTGTAATTCAGGCTTTAACTAATATTTAGTTTTGAGTGCAAAAGTATCTCTACCAACAGTGATTTGGGCTCTTGCATTACCTATACACCATTAATAAACTCACTTCATCAAGTTTTatcgaaattttttctttcagaatatatatgaatatatatatgcatagTGGTATGGTGTTCATTTAATGTACTTATTtgtaataaaaaagataaattaAAACTAGAAATTCGAGTCGACGGTCAAAGCTGTTCTCAATATTCTTCAGCATTTGAAATCTTTAACATATCAATTTTTAAATAggttctttttcttctatagCTCGGAATATAAGCATTCATGTATGACCACGTCGTAACACGATCGAACCAAGCGACTTCTTCTTGCGCAAATTTCCTAGCAATACCAGGCACACCTCCTTGACGGTCAAATGCAATTCTTGCAGTTTCTCGTTCAAAATCCATTTGACATAAAGCCAGGTATTTCTCCTGTTGTTCAGGCTGCAGTTGGAGATACTGTTGGTAGGTGATTTCTTTGTAATAGACAGTCTTCATTCTAGATATGTTCGAggctttttctctttatctaatgaatttctttctgCCTTGAAGCCGCTTTCATTTCAGAAAATTGTTTTATGATCCATCTGGAACGTAACCTTTTTTATACGTTTTATATTAAAGCACCCCGTCATCGTAGCTTGTCCTGGACTCAATTTTACTCATTCTTCtaacatttttcttgccaAGGGCGGCCCTGGAAGAAGGGTCCCGATATGTGGATAGCGCCACACATTCAATTAGGGGAAATATTATTTCACCCCATTCAAGCACGCAGTGGGTTTATTCGCCATTCGACACGATAAACATGCTATTGAATAGGGAATAGTGCATAGAAAATTCAGTTCTACCTACGAGGTGTCTGCTTATGACGTGGCTTTTTTGTTACTCTTGGCAAAAAGTACATATATATGATTCCAAACataatgttttcttttcaaaaaagaagcgaAAAAGTTAGCTTTTCTTGGAGAAAGAACAGAAGCTGAGCGGCGCATCAGGCTTGGGTTTGCTTTATGTTGCATAATAACTGTATCACTTAAACCTGCCTTACAGGATTAAACCTATTAACCCCGATGAAAACGCATCAACAAACCCTTAACACTGTACTTTTACCTGGTCAAATACATAAACACACAGCACTGCGTATCATCCCCCTTATATGAGAaaccctttttttcttggcaaATATTTCAGACAAAACGCGGACAACATTACCTGTTTAGCCGCCTGCCACAGAAAATACGTAGGTTTCTCTGGAAAATGGAATAGTGGGTTTAAGCTCAAAAGCATCCTCTCCAGCCATATCTATGTTTTTTAAGGGTCTAGGGTCCATTTGAtcgaaaagaataaatggTCAAGCACATTGTTCCAGTTAATGTCCGTTGCTCTTTTTGAAGGCTATTATTATAAGACAAGAGTTTCTTTGAAGGAAGCtatattatcttttctGGTTGAAGCAATTTTCTTAAATGTAAAACAATCATTTACCTTGAAATCGAGTATTGCAACCaataacaagaaattgCTATGAACATCAAGACTTTGTGCCATCAAGAATACAGAAGAATCTCAGTTGAATCGTTACTGAACCCAGTAGAAGAGGCACTAGATTGCGGAAAGTCGCAGCCTCATCCAAAACCCAGTACTAAACCCACTAATGAATCTTTGTGTGCCAGAACGAATAATACTGCTGTCCAACACAATGtccaaaagagaaaaggtGTCACCAGGAGATGTCCACAGTGTGCGGTAGTAAAGACTTCTCCGCAATGGAGAGAGGGTCCTGATGGACAAGTGACATTGTGTAATGCCTGTGGACTATTTTATAGAAAgatatttttggtttttggCAAGAGCCTGGCAA
Proteins encoded in this window:
- the PAM18 gene encoding Pam18p (Subunit of the import motor (PAM complex)~similar to YLR008C): MSSQSNTANSIEAPQLPIPGQTNGSANVSVNEASVNNGVQNGLQGQKTGMDLYFDQALNYMGEHPVITGFGAFLTLYFTAGAYKSISKGLNGGKSTTAFLKGGFDPKMNSKEALQILNLTENTLSKKKLKEVHRKIMLANHPDKGGSPFLATKINEAKDFLEKRGISK
- the RLP24 gene encoding ATPase-activating ribosome biosynthesis protein (Essential protein required for ribosomal large subunit biogenesis~similar to YLR009W); its protein translation is MRIYQCHFCSSPCYPGHGIMFVRNDAKEFRFCRSKCHKAFKQRRNPRKLKWTKAFRKAAGKELAVDSTLTFAQRRNVPVRYNRELVATTLKAMARIEEIRQKRERAFYKNRMRGNKEKDFLRDKKLVESNPELLRIREVEIARKLAKEQERAESGSEQEESEEEEEEDMEIDSDEEEEEQLEKQKILLKNRRRNTKKIAF
- the LOT6 gene encoding flavin-dependent quinone reductase (FMN-dependent NAD(P)H:quinone reductase~similar to YLR011W), which gives rise to MKVGIIMGSVRAKRVCPEIVEYVKRTIENNEKLVDEKVKIQILDLQQIALPLYEDDDEPIPAQIKSVDEYADSKTRSWSRIVNALDIVIFVTPQYNWGYPAALKNAIDRLYHEWHGKYALVVSYGGHGGAKCNYQLQEILHGLKMNVVGGVTVKIPVGIMPLPEDIVSQFSVHNEEILQLLASCIDATENKP
- a CDS encoding uncharacterized protein (similar to YLR012C), whose product is MKTVYYKEITYQQYLQLQPEQQEKYLALCQMDFERETARIAFDRQGGVPGIARKFAQEEVAWFDRVTTWSYMNAYIPSYRRKRTYLKIDMLKISNAEEY
- the GAT3 gene encoding Gat3p (Protein containing GATA family zinc finger motifs~similar to YLR013W); this translates as MNIKTLCHQEYRRISVESLLNPVEEALDCGKSQPHPKPSTKPTNESLCARTNNTAVQHNVQKRKGVTRRCPQCAVVKTSPQWREGPDGQVTLCNACGLFYRKIFLVFGKSLAKRYFNEIKGVSVKRKIPKSLYGVARTH
- the NSE1 gene encoding Smc5-Smc6 complex subunit NSE1 (Component of the SMC5-SMC6 complex~similar to YLR007W), which produces MEVHEEQVSTPVTGHITAKRLLQYILSARGICHENALILALMRLETDASTFNTKWSIQQWIDKLNEYINAINIKLNLLGYKIIRINHGIGRNAVTLKTKQDFGPFEDNTAVLAHDNGSAVLQPIVLPESNRFFVYVNLASTEETKLATRFNQKEIEFIKWAIEQFIMSGETIVEGIASDTSVIVREVNRILIAATGDSNLAKWRKLSTFSVGSTNLFQFQELTATEIEDLLLRLCELKWFCRTKEGKFGIDLRCIAELEEYLTSMYNLNTCQNCHKLAIQGVRCGNESCRGEDEETGENSPPQIWHVDCFKHYITHVSKNCDLCGSSLITEGVYVI
- the TEN1 gene encoding Ten1p (Protein that regulates telomeric length~similar to YLR010C), translating into MSQLVVDLKCLKNKIAANYDVNYNVDDGSGDKLNNIHPSKRFRTVVRLVDFLFCGSNKELIEGFFCQMVVRNLHCLNLTNGEEEMSLYMSEKLFSAHKDDLMLINGQVLDVRIGVWYGIYQSLPIFEVIDFKILSKNDVRHFCEFVRSPLGEEFLNISNS